One window of the Kwoniella dejecticola CBS 10117 chromosome 3, complete sequence genome contains the following:
- a CDS encoding phosphopyruvate hydratase produces MSTVTKVHARQIFDSRDKSPFPLSTRAMILRKANFILALSALPRLRLSRYIYIVLLCASVSNGLTTIRNPTVEVDVHTEKGRFRAQVPSGASTGAHEAIELRDKGSDYVGKGVLKAVKNVNDVIAPALIDAKIPVTSQKEIDDFLIKLDGTDNKGKLGANAILGVSMAVSEAGAAEQGKPLYAYLAGVAGVSEPYVLPTPAFNVINGGSHAGNALAFQEFMLLPTGASSFTEAMKMGSETYHTLKKVITKKYGIDAANVGDEGGFAPNVSGAEESLDLLTEAIKQAGYTGKVQIGLDVASSEFYKDGKYDLDFKNPNSDSSKWLSGKELADLYNSYVDKYDIISIEDPFDQDDFDAWTHFTTTSKIQIVGDDLLVTNPKRIKTAIEKKACNALLLKINQIGTISESIQAVQLSQSNGWAVMTSHRSGETESTYIADLAVALKTGEIKTGAPCRSERVAKYNQLLRIEEELGDKAIYAGSKGLSKGTTAPELKDN; encoded by the exons atgtccacCGTCACCAAAGTCCACGCTAGACAA ATCTTCGACTCAAGAGATAAGTCCCCTTTCCCTCTATCTACCAGAGCCATGAT CCTGCGCAAAGCTAACTTTATCCTTGCCCTTTCTGCCCTTCCCCGCTTGCGCCTGTCCCGTTACATCTATATTGTCCTGCTCTGCGCGTCCGTATCAAACGGATTGACGACTATACGTAACCCTACCGTCGAGGTCGATGTCCACACCGAAAAGG GCCGATTCAGAGCTCAAGTCCCATCTGGTGCTTCCACCGGTGCCCACGAAGCCATTGAGTTGAGAGACAAAGGATCCGACTACGTCGGTAAAG GTGTCCTCAAGGCCGTCAAGAACGTCAACGATGTCATTGCTCCTGCCCTCATCGACGCCAAGATCCCCGTCACCTCCCAAAAGGAGATCGACGActtcctcatcaagcttgaCGGTACCGACAACAAAGGTAAACTCGGTGCCAACGCCATCCTTGGTGTATCCATGGCTGTCTCTGAAGCCGGTGCCGCCgagcaa GGCAAACCCCTTTACGCCTACCTCGCTGGTGTCGCTGGTGTCTCTGAGCCTTACGTCCTCCCCACCCCTGCCTTCAACGTCATCAACGGTGGATCGCACGCCGGAAACGCTCTTGCCTTCCAAGAGTTCATGCTTCTACCTACCGGTGCTTCATCTTTCACTGAAGCCATGAAGATGGGTTCCGAGACTTACCACACCCTCAAGAAGGTCATCACCAAGAAATACGGTATCGATG CCGCCAACGTTGGTGACGAAGGTGGTTTCGCTCCCAACGTATCTGGTGCTGAGGAATCCCTTGACCTCCTTACTGAGGCCATCAAGCAAGCTGGTTACACTGGCAAAGTCCAGATCGGTCTTGATGTAGCTTCTTCCGAATTCTACAAGGACGGTAAATACGACCTTGacttcaag AACCCTAACTCCGACTCTTCTAAATGGTTATCCGGTAAGGAACTCGCCGACCTTTACAACTCTTATGTCGACAAATACGacatcatctccatcgagGACCCATTCGACCAAGATGACTTTGACGCCTGGACCCActtcaccaccacctccaagATCCAAATTGTCGGAGATGACTTGCTCGTGACCAACCCCAAGAGAATCAAGACTGCCATTGAGAAGAAGGCCTGTAACGCTCTCTTGCTCAAG ATCAATCAAATCGGTACCATCTCTGAATCTATCCAAGCTGTCCAACTCTCCCAATCTAACGGTTGGGCCGTCATGACCTCGCACCGATCCGGTGAGACCGAATCCACCTACATTGCCGATCTCGCTGTCGCCCTCAAGACCGGTGAGATTAAGACCGGTGCCCCATGTCGATCTGAGCGAGTTGCCAAGTACAACCAACTCCTCAGAATTGAGGAAGAACTTGGTGACAAGGCCATCTACGCCGGTTCAAAAGGTTTGAGCAAGGGTACTACTGCCCCTGAACTCAAGGACAACTAA
- a CDS encoding CTP synthase → MVKYILVCGGVISGIGKGVIASSTGLTLKAAGLKVTAIKIDPYMNIDAGTMAPTEHGEVYVLNDGGETDLDLGNYERYLDVSLNKDNNVTTGKVYQHVIDRERKGDYLGKTVQIIPHLTNAIQDWVERVSKISVDGTGEEPDVCIIELGGTVGDIESMPFVEAMRQFQFRVGHENFALIYVSLIPVVGGEQKTKPTQAGVRDLRGLGLLPDLIACRCTDTLLTATMEKVSMFCHVSPKQVLGVHNVSSTYHVPLLLQQQGMLDYLRKRLNLGEVVINDKHKKKGEDFMGRWKALTVGQERLFDTVSIVLVGKYTTLEDSYMSVVKALEHASMRCGRKLELQWVDSSDLEPSTQTSNPVKFHDAWSAVCSAKGIIVPGGFGHRGTEGMIAAVKWAREQKVPFLGICLGFQVAVIEWARHVCGLDGANSAELVPDTPHPVICFMPEISKTHMGGTMRLGLRPTIFEEKTGSSKLRKLYGSNQVAWERHRHRYEVEPKYVDELESKVGLRFIGKDERGERMQMLELDDHPYFVALQAHPEFCSRPLNPSPPFLGLIAAACGQSVLEEQITKNENGGYVDPHPEESKVVPESEAYTERGKHVKQNLGGVVKVQGEVNGDLGMKELQLSAAGVEGEVNGSA, encoded by the exons ATGGTGAAATACATTCTCGTGTGTGGTGGTGTCATCTC CGGTATCGGAAAAGGAGTTATCG CCTCGAGTACGGGACTCACGTTGAAAGCTGCCGGACTCAAAGTGACAGCTATCAAGATTGATCCGTACATGAACATAGATGCGGGGACTATGGCTCCTACAGAACATG GTGAGGTATACGTACTCAATGACGGGGGAGAGACGGATCTGGATTTGGGAAACTACGAGAGGTACCTTGACGTCTCGCTAAACAAGGATAATAACGTCACTACTGGAAAGGTGTATCAACATGTCATCGACCGTGAA CGAAAAGGAGATTACCTGGGTAAAACCGTGCAAATCATCCCTCACTTGACAAACGCAATCCAAGATTGGGTAGAAAGGGTGTCTAAGATCTCGGTAGATGGGACAGGTGAAGAGCCGGATGTCTGTATaatcgag CTCGGTGGTACCGTTGGAGATATCGAGTCGATGCCATTCGTAGAAGCGATGAGGCAATTCCAATTCCGAGTAGGGCACGAGAACTTCGCGTTGATCTACGTCTCCTTGATCCCTGTTGTTGGTGGGGAACAGAAGACGAAACCCACTCAAGCTGGTGTTCGAGATCTGAGAGGTTTAGGTTTATTACCTGACTTG ATCGCATGTCGATGTACAGATACCCTTCTTACGGCAACAATGGAGAAAGTGTCGATGTTCTGCCATGTATCGCCTAAACAAGTCTTAGGTGTACACAACGTCTCGTCAACATACCACGTCCCACTGTTATTGCAGCAACAAGGGATGTTAGATTATTTGAGGAAACGATTGAACCTTGGGGAAGTCGTTATCAACGATaagcacaagaagaagggcgaggATTTCATGGGTCGATGGAAAGCTTTGACAGTTGG CCAAGAAAGACTATTCGACACCGTCTCCATTGTCCTTGTTGGTAAATACACCACTCTCGAAGACTCATACATGTCCGTGGTCAAAGCTTTGGAACATGCGTCAATGAGATGTGGTCGAAAGCTCGAACTCCAG TGGGTCGATTCATCCGACTTGGAGCCTTCAACGCAAACTTCTAATCCGGTCAAATTCCATGATGCATGGTCGGCGGTTTGTTCAGCGAA GGGTATAATTGTACCTGGTGGATTCGGACACCGTGGTACAGAGGGAATGATCGCCGCTGTCAAATGGGCTAGAGAACAGAAAGTGCCTTTCTTAGGTATTTGTCTGGGTTTCCAAGTCGCCGTCATAGAGTGGGCAAGACACGTATGTGGATTAGACG GAGCCAACTCGGCTGAATTGGTACCTGACACACCGCACCCCGTGATCTGCTTCATGCCTGAGATCTCCAAGACCCACATGGGAGGAACGATGAGATTGGGTCTTCGACCGACGATATTCGAGGAGAAGACCGGATCATccaagctgagaaagctgtACGGATCAAACCAGGTAGCGTGGGAAAGGCATAGACATAGATACGAGGTCGAGCCGAAATACgtggatgagctggaatcgAAAGTTGGATTAAGGTTTAttgggaaagatgaaagggGAGAGAGGATGCAGATGCTTGAATTGGATG ACCACCCGTATTTCGTGGCTTTACAAGCACATCCCGAATTCTGCTCTCGACCACTCAACCCCTCTCCGCCATTTTTAGGACTCATAGCAGCTGCATGCGGCCAGAGCGTACTGGAAGAGCAAATAAcgaagaatgagaatggggGATATGTGGATCCTCATCCGGAAGAATCAAAGGTCGTACCGGAGAGCGAGGCTTATACGGAGAGGGGCAAACACGTGAAACAGAATCTGGGGGGTGTGGTCAAAGTCCAGGGAGAAGTCAATGGGGATTTGGGTATGAAGGAGTTACAACTCAGTGCGGCTGGGGTGGAGGGGGAGGTTAACGGGTCGGCCTAG